A stretch of DNA from Takifugu flavidus isolate HTHZ2018 chromosome 22, ASM371156v2, whole genome shotgun sequence:
TGCAATTAATTTTGACCCCACTTTGCATGACATCTTGGAAGCTTTGTTAGCCCTTGTCAGGCAAGGCAATGACCCAGAATGAAAAGGCTAGCTTGTCTAGCAGTGGCAAGGCCGGTGCATGTTTTGGCTATTTGAGGATGTGCCACTCCTTTGAGTCATTATCTACGtttgtctcctctttctccacagGTTGGCTGCTGAAATGGCACTTTTCCTGAGCCTTGTCTTCATCCTGTGCCTGGTTGGCCCAGCCTTCAGCCAGGACCTGCCTTATGAGGAATACATGGAACAGCTCCAAGGCTGCCCCAAAGAATGTCACTGCCCCCCCAACTTCCCTCGTGCCGTCTACTGTGACAATAAAGGCCTCAAGAGTGTCCCCAAAATCCCACCACACACATGGTATCTCTACCTCCACAACAACCTCATTGAAGGGCTGTCAGCAGATGCCCTGCAGAACGCCACACAGCTGCGCTGGCTGAACCTCAACCGCAACAAAATCACCAGTGAGGGAGTGGAGGAAGGTGTCTTCAGCGCAATGTcccacctgctccacctcttTATGGACGATAACCTCTTGTCGTCTGTACCATCGAAGCTTCCAGCCAGCCTGGAGCAGCTCCGTCTCTCCAGGAATCGGATCTCCAAGATCCCTGCGGGTGTTTTCAGTGGTCTAGATAAGCTCAACCTCTTGGACCTGCAGGGGAACAAGCTGATGGATGATGCTGTGACTGAAGTGAGCCTGAAGGGTCTGAACAACCTGGTGCAAATCAATCTGGCCAAGAATCAGCTCAGCAG
This window harbors:
- the kera gene encoding keratocan isoform X2, with protein sequence MALFLSLVFILCLVGPAFSQDLPYEEYMEQLQGCPKECHCPPNFPRAVYCDNKGLKSVPKIPPHTWYLYLHNNLIEGLSADALQNATQLRWLNLNRNKITSEGVEEGVFSAMSHLLHLFMDDNLLSSVPSKLPASLEQLRLSRNRISKIPAGVFSGLDKLNLLDLQGNKLMDDAVTEVSLKGLNNLVQINLAKNQLSSMPLGLPPTTVQLFLDGNNIEKIPAEYFKGLPKVAFLRLNNNKLGSGGIPRNVFNISSIMDLQLSHNQLTEVPTIPSGLEHLHLDHNNIKSVDGSNVCPVSIDSMDDSVNDNIPRLRYLRLDGNEIKPPIPREVILCFRLLRSIVI
- the kera gene encoding keratocan isoform X1; this translates as MGITHVTWRNRLAAEMALFLSLVFILCLVGPAFSQDLPYEEYMEQLQGCPKECHCPPNFPRAVYCDNKGLKSVPKIPPHTWYLYLHNNLIEGLSADALQNATQLRWLNLNRNKITSEGVEEGVFSAMSHLLHLFMDDNLLSSVPSKLPASLEQLRLSRNRISKIPAGVFSGLDKLNLLDLQGNKLMDDAVTEVSLKGLNNLVQINLAKNQLSSMPLGLPPTTVQLFLDGNNIEKIPAEYFKGLPKVAFLRLNNNKLGSGGIPRNVFNISSIMDLQLSHNQLTEVPTIPSGLEHLHLDHNNIKSVDGSNVCPVSIDSMDDSVNDNIPRLRYLRLDGNEIKPPIPREVILCFRLLRSIVI